The following are encoded in a window of Amaranthus tricolor cultivar Red isolate AtriRed21 chromosome 2, ASM2621246v1, whole genome shotgun sequence genomic DNA:
- the LOC130806154 gene encoding probable receptor-like protein kinase At1g49730 isoform X1 gives MGINNGTVTIFIFFAISIFVQLQLFPVKALTGCPLDLGRTNFTLVASICSVPEARGKCCRHINAYVALSVSHYANETSNLGVSSDLSEVCIRSMSQTLELYGVPANTTTFCRFGTKIPVNYECKGRTSIAQMLQSPGFADVAESCQLALSGDTGCKRCINASLTYLRKRIVAEDNIMLMTCRDATFVTLVSQADNTSAVRFASCFFGVPRIRSSVPGAAPPPLSARASPSPVLAASPNQSLGITGTPHDNHHAYQLTAITSVGIGVTVISFILLLVLVFLIRRKSREHDDSEDGSKTRAPSIQSGRKTQDGSFPMFREFSYKETRKATNNFSTMIGQGGFGTVYKGEFSDGLIAAVKQMNKVSEQEEDEFCREIELLARLHHRHLVALRGFCIQKQERFLMYEYMQNGSLKDHLHSLDKTPLCWQTRIQIAIDVANALEYLHFYCDPPLCHRDIKSSNILLDDNFVAKVADFGLAYAAKDGSIYFEPVNTEVRGTPGYMDPEYVVTQELTDKSDVYSYGVVLLELVTGRQVIQDNRNLVEWAQVFLSSESKLSQLVDTKIGEFFDYDQLQTIVTIIKWCTHPEARGRPSIKQVIRLLYESSEPLHSSFIRAIQDEEYEETLKIKQRKAQKNDLIFHSGEGRYLASSSSTNRSYCSRNFLLENGSPQSPPNNQSL, from the exons ATGGGCATAAATAATGGAACAGtcaccatttttattttctttgcaaTCTCCATTTTTGTTCAACTTCAGCTTTTTCCAGTTAAGGCACTCACTG GATGCCCCTTGGATTTAGGTAGAACCAATTTTACTCTTGTGGCTTCCATATGTTCAGTTCCTGAAGCCCGCGGAAAATGCTGTCGTCACATCAATGCATATGTTGCCCTTTCCGTTTCTCATTATGCAAATGAAACGAGTAACCTTGGGGTCAGTTCAGATCTCTCTGAAGTCTGTATCCGTTCTATGTCACAAACCTTAGAACTTTATGGAGTTCCTGCAAATACAACAACATTCTGTAGATTTGGGACCAAAATTCCTGTTAACTATGAGTGTAAGGGTAGAACCAGTATTGCACAAATGCTGCAGTCTCCAGGCTTTGCTGATGTAGCTGAAAGTTGTCAACTTGCGCTTTCAGGAGATACTGGCTGCAAGAGATGTATAAATGCTAGCCTGACATATCTACGCAAAAGAATAGTTGCTGAAGATAATATTATGCTGATGACTTGTCGAGATGCTACTTTTGTCACTCTTGTCAGCCAAGCAGACAACACATCTGCTGTTCGGTTTGCAAGCTGCTTCTTTGGAGTTCCAAGAATTAGATCATCAG TTCCTGGGGCAGCACCACCTCCATTATCTGCCAGGGCATCTCCAAGTCCAGTGCTTGCTGCTAGTCCGAATCAATCATTGGGCATAACCGGCACACCTCATGATAATCACCATGCCTATCAACTTACAGCGATAACAAGTGTGGGGATTGGTGTCActgtaatttctttcattctGCTTCTAGTCTTGGTATTTCTAATCCGCAGAAAGAGTAGAGAGCATGATGACTCAGAAGATGGTTCCAAGACAAGAGCTCCTTCTATTCAATCCGGACGTAAAACTCAGGATG GGTCTTTTCCCATGTTTCGGGAATTCAGCTACAAGGAGACAAGGAAGGCAACTAACAATTTTAGTACAATGATTGGACAAGGAGGTTTTGGAACAGTATATAAAGGTGAATTTAGTGATGGTTTAATAGCTGCAGTAAAGCAAATGAATAAAGTATCAGAgcaagaagaagatgaattttGTCGAGAAATTGAGCTCCTGGCTAGACTACATCATCGCCATCTCGTTGCTCTTAGAGGTTTTTGCATTCAAAAGCAAGAAAG GTTTTTGATGTATGAATACATGCAAAACGGAAGCTTGAAGGATCATCTTCATT CTTTAGACAAAACACCACTTTGTTGGCAGACAAGAATCCAGATTGCAATTGATGTGGCGAACGCTCTG GAATACCTTCATTTCTATTGTGATCCTCCTCTTTGCCATAGAGACATAAAGTCCAGCAACATTTTATTAGATGATAATTTTGTAGCTAAG GTTGCTGATTTTGGTCTTGCATATGCTGCCAAAGACGGTTCTATTTACTTTGAGCCAGTAAATACCGAAGTTCGGGGAACTCCAG GTTACATGGATCCAGAGTATGTTGTCACACAAGAACTTACGGACAAAAGTGATGTTTACAGTTACGGTGTGGTGCTGCTAGAATTAGTGACAGGAAGACAAGTAATACAAGACAACAGAAATCTGGTCGAGTGGGCCCAAGTTTTTCTTTCTTCCGAATCCAAACTTTCACAGCTTGTGGACACTAAAATCGGAGAGTTTTTTGATTATGATCAGCTCCAGACTATAGTGACAATCATAAAATGGTGCACTCACCCAGAAGCCCGAGGTAGACCTTCTATTAAGCAAGTTATAAGGCTTCTGTACGAGAGTTCTGAACCATTGCATAGCAGTTTCATTCGAGCTATTCAAGATGAAGAGTATGAAGAGACCCTAAAGATCAAGCAAAGGAAGGCACAAAAAAATGATTTGATATTTCACAGTGGGGAAGGCAGGTATCTTGCATCTTCGTCCAGTACGAACAGATCATATTGTAGTAGAAACTTCCTACTTGAAAATGGATCTCCACAGTCTCCTCCAAACAATCAGTCACTTTAA
- the LOC130806154 gene encoding probable receptor-like protein kinase At1g49730 isoform X2, with protein sequence MLIMLSCTGCPLDLGRTNFTLVASICSVPEARGKCCRHINAYVALSVSHYANETSNLGVSSDLSEVCIRSMSQTLELYGVPANTTTFCRFGTKIPVNYECKGRTSIAQMLQSPGFADVAESCQLALSGDTGCKRCINASLTYLRKRIVAEDNIMLMTCRDATFVTLVSQADNTSAVRFASCFFGVPRIRSSVPGAAPPPLSARASPSPVLAASPNQSLGITGTPHDNHHAYQLTAITSVGIGVTVISFILLLVLVFLIRRKSREHDDSEDGSKTRAPSIQSGRKTQDGSFPMFREFSYKETRKATNNFSTMIGQGGFGTVYKGEFSDGLIAAVKQMNKVSEQEEDEFCREIELLARLHHRHLVALRGFCIQKQERFLMYEYMQNGSLKDHLHSLDKTPLCWQTRIQIAIDVANALEYLHFYCDPPLCHRDIKSSNILLDDNFVAKVADFGLAYAAKDGSIYFEPVNTEVRGTPGYMDPEYVVTQELTDKSDVYSYGVVLLELVTGRQVIQDNRNLVEWAQVFLSSESKLSQLVDTKIGEFFDYDQLQTIVTIIKWCTHPEARGRPSIKQVIRLLYESSEPLHSSFIRAIQDEEYEETLKIKQRKAQKNDLIFHSGEGRYLASSSSTNRSYCSRNFLLENGSPQSPPNNQSL encoded by the exons ATGCTTATTATGTTAAGCTGTACAG GATGCCCCTTGGATTTAGGTAGAACCAATTTTACTCTTGTGGCTTCCATATGTTCAGTTCCTGAAGCCCGCGGAAAATGCTGTCGTCACATCAATGCATATGTTGCCCTTTCCGTTTCTCATTATGCAAATGAAACGAGTAACCTTGGGGTCAGTTCAGATCTCTCTGAAGTCTGTATCCGTTCTATGTCACAAACCTTAGAACTTTATGGAGTTCCTGCAAATACAACAACATTCTGTAGATTTGGGACCAAAATTCCTGTTAACTATGAGTGTAAGGGTAGAACCAGTATTGCACAAATGCTGCAGTCTCCAGGCTTTGCTGATGTAGCTGAAAGTTGTCAACTTGCGCTTTCAGGAGATACTGGCTGCAAGAGATGTATAAATGCTAGCCTGACATATCTACGCAAAAGAATAGTTGCTGAAGATAATATTATGCTGATGACTTGTCGAGATGCTACTTTTGTCACTCTTGTCAGCCAAGCAGACAACACATCTGCTGTTCGGTTTGCAAGCTGCTTCTTTGGAGTTCCAAGAATTAGATCATCAG TTCCTGGGGCAGCACCACCTCCATTATCTGCCAGGGCATCTCCAAGTCCAGTGCTTGCTGCTAGTCCGAATCAATCATTGGGCATAACCGGCACACCTCATGATAATCACCATGCCTATCAACTTACAGCGATAACAAGTGTGGGGATTGGTGTCActgtaatttctttcattctGCTTCTAGTCTTGGTATTTCTAATCCGCAGAAAGAGTAGAGAGCATGATGACTCAGAAGATGGTTCCAAGACAAGAGCTCCTTCTATTCAATCCGGACGTAAAACTCAGGATG GGTCTTTTCCCATGTTTCGGGAATTCAGCTACAAGGAGACAAGGAAGGCAACTAACAATTTTAGTACAATGATTGGACAAGGAGGTTTTGGAACAGTATATAAAGGTGAATTTAGTGATGGTTTAATAGCTGCAGTAAAGCAAATGAATAAAGTATCAGAgcaagaagaagatgaattttGTCGAGAAATTGAGCTCCTGGCTAGACTACATCATCGCCATCTCGTTGCTCTTAGAGGTTTTTGCATTCAAAAGCAAGAAAG GTTTTTGATGTATGAATACATGCAAAACGGAAGCTTGAAGGATCATCTTCATT CTTTAGACAAAACACCACTTTGTTGGCAGACAAGAATCCAGATTGCAATTGATGTGGCGAACGCTCTG GAATACCTTCATTTCTATTGTGATCCTCCTCTTTGCCATAGAGACATAAAGTCCAGCAACATTTTATTAGATGATAATTTTGTAGCTAAG GTTGCTGATTTTGGTCTTGCATATGCTGCCAAAGACGGTTCTATTTACTTTGAGCCAGTAAATACCGAAGTTCGGGGAACTCCAG GTTACATGGATCCAGAGTATGTTGTCACACAAGAACTTACGGACAAAAGTGATGTTTACAGTTACGGTGTGGTGCTGCTAGAATTAGTGACAGGAAGACAAGTAATACAAGACAACAGAAATCTGGTCGAGTGGGCCCAAGTTTTTCTTTCTTCCGAATCCAAACTTTCACAGCTTGTGGACACTAAAATCGGAGAGTTTTTTGATTATGATCAGCTCCAGACTATAGTGACAATCATAAAATGGTGCACTCACCCAGAAGCCCGAGGTAGACCTTCTATTAAGCAAGTTATAAGGCTTCTGTACGAGAGTTCTGAACCATTGCATAGCAGTTTCATTCGAGCTATTCAAGATGAAGAGTATGAAGAGACCCTAAAGATCAAGCAAAGGAAGGCACAAAAAAATGATTTGATATTTCACAGTGGGGAAGGCAGGTATCTTGCATCTTCGTCCAGTACGAACAGATCATATTGTAGTAGAAACTTCCTACTTGAAAATGGATCTCCACAGTCTCCTCCAAACAATCAGTCACTTTAA